One genomic segment of candidate division WOR-3 bacterium includes these proteins:
- a CDS encoding AAA family ATPase has product MEKSEFILLSKLQMPKIYSRLLYRERLLNLLFQNRHKKLIVLWAGAGYGKTTLITQFVHEAKIACVYYQLRREDADPAIFLHHLNAGIQHLYPRFGNNIAQLRQFFNLPPPMADIVLGTFVNEMIQNIDHDTLFIFDDYHALEETTAIENVLSYLLNNMPSKLHIVLISRHRLAFPFLAQLKSKDEFFEITPEHFRFSREEIGALFLTLFNWKLNSQEIEWLYEYSEGWPACLRLIAQAYELNPGLEPQVFLNRLRTDYQKISQDIFEYFSREIFKNELPEIQQFLITCSLLDCLNPEICRVITGRIDASVLLEDLARRNAFIQPLPNGSYWFHSLFREFLKSQFRDERRKREIYRLVGLYNEKRNGEESLKYYLLAGDYPAALRMIEFLGTQLIQHGKYSTLLSALKKIPERFFKGNPLILKHYGVALNCLGDPTNAREILKRALRIKGSSAEITAELLYTYAGVLINEGHLAKAIQGLKRLIKICPQRLPLLKASALNSLGAI; this is encoded by the coding sequence GTGGAAAAAAGCGAATTTATTCTTTTGAGTAAACTCCAAATGCCTAAGATATATTCCCGGCTTCTTTACCGCGAGCGCCTGCTCAATCTTTTATTTCAGAACCGCCATAAAAAGCTTATCGTCCTCTGGGCCGGAGCTGGATACGGCAAGACCACATTGATTACCCAATTCGTGCACGAAGCAAAAATCGCCTGTGTCTATTACCAGTTAAGAAGGGAGGATGCTGACCCTGCAATTTTTCTGCATCATCTTAATGCAGGAATACAGCACCTCTACCCTCGATTTGGCAATAATATTGCCCAACTCCGCCAGTTTTTTAACTTGCCGCCCCCCATGGCTGATATCGTCTTGGGAACTTTCGTGAATGAAATGATACAAAATATTGACCATGATACATTGTTTATCTTCGATGATTATCATGCGTTGGAAGAAACGACAGCGATCGAGAATGTGCTATCCTATCTTTTGAACAATATGCCTTCAAAACTCCATATTGTCCTTATTTCCCGTCACCGCCTTGCTTTTCCTTTTCTCGCCCAATTAAAATCAAAGGATGAATTCTTTGAAATAACGCCCGAGCATTTCCGTTTTTCCCGGGAAGAAATCGGGGCATTGTTTCTCACGCTTTTTAATTGGAAATTAAACTCCCAGGAGATTGAATGGCTATACGAATATTCAGAAGGCTGGCCTGCCTGTTTAAGATTGATTGCCCAGGCCTACGAACTCAATCCCGGACTTGAACCGCAGGTTTTCTTAAACCGCCTGCGCACCGATTATCAAAAGATCAGTCAGGATATTTTTGAATATTTCTCCCGAGAAATATTTAAAAATGAATTACCAGAAATCCAGCAATTTCTTATTACCTGTTCCCTCCTTGATTGTTTGAATCCTGAAATCTGTCGGGTTATAACCGGACGCATCGATGCCTCAGTGCTTCTTGAAGACCTCGCACGGCGCAATGCCTTCATTCAGCCCCTCCCCAATGGCAGTTATTGGTTTCATTCCCTGTTCCGGGAATTTTTAAAAAGTCAATTTCGGGATGAGAGACGCAAGCGGGAGATATATCGGTTAGTTGGATTATATAATGAAAAAAGAAATGGGGAAGAATCCTTGAAATATTATCTTCTCGCCGGTGATTATCCTGCTGCCCTGAGGATGATAGAGTTTCTCGGCACACAATTAATACAACATGGTAAATATTCCACCCTGCTCTCGGCACTAAAGAAAATTCCGGAGAGATTCTTCAAAGGTAATCCATTGATTTTAAAACACTACGGCGTCGCATTGAACTGCCTGGGCGACCCGACAAATGCCCGGGAGATTCTCAAGCGGGCATTGCGCATAAAAGGAAGCTCGGCGGAGATTACTGCAGAACTGCTCTACACCTATGCCGGTGTGCTCATCAATGAGGGCCATTTAGCGAAGGCAATCCAAGGGCTTAAAAGACTTATAAAAATCTGTCCCCAACGACTTCCTCTCTTAAAGGCATCGGCATTGAATTCGCTTGGTGCGATT
- a CDS encoding diguanylate cyclase, which produces MKLMRKNVLSLKSMVFHSLGSAALLLILTAGFFALTILQHQFRRLARAQIRDKMEMVYKLIQAEIERLVELNADWGAWDETYQFVQGENPQYITNNINPSSFATLDLHLLAYFDQKGNLFYAASYDPATQRVMNPDSQFLQKIAPVITNAELRKNLISGALSLINDEPYLVSAESILTSQHKGPYRGWLLMVRRLDLKPLMDLIGMTIEIKQADDAQICILESHLDKKTHLIWEEEDKIAAQQKFYDVINERMNVVNLWEINEILRQGRYTVFYIIAAILISSLIIFFIIIVLLDNSIIKPIVDIATQLIGMDLKNIKGKIWVDSSSREFNLLTEAINQMLATIERQKEELAENEKRYRELVESAEVGIIIDDVDGNVIYFNEKMASLFGYTPEEFTRLKLEDYIHPEDLKLVRTYHYQRIRGEDAPRVYEIKGLHKDGSIIYLEVSVEVLRKHGQIVGTRCYLIDITARKKIEERLTAESMTDELTGLLNRRGFNALAQHQIDLSQKSRKGFYLFYCDVNNMKQINDRFGHATGDIALKETAQVLKRSFRKSDLIARVGGDEFIILAPESTPESINVMLERLNKNIKEYNHTKSGPSISLSIGYAYYTPEDSQSLEDLIKIADTRMYEEKLKHKKGDLNQQLFR; this is translated from the coding sequence ATGAAGCTCATGAGAAAGAATGTGTTGTCCTTGAAATCCATGGTTTTTCATAGTCTGGGTAGCGCGGCACTGCTGCTGATCCTCACCGCTGGTTTCTTTGCATTGACCATTTTGCAACACCAATTCCGGCGCCTTGCTCGGGCACAAATCCGGGATAAGATGGAGATGGTTTATAAACTAATCCAGGCCGAGATAGAGCGCCTTGTAGAGCTCAATGCCGATTGGGGTGCCTGGGATGAGACCTACCAGTTTGTGCAGGGTGAAAATCCCCAATATATCACAAACAATATTAACCCATCTTCTTTTGCGACCCTTGACCTTCATTTGCTCGCTTACTTTGACCAGAAAGGAAATCTTTTTTATGCCGCTTCGTATGACCCAGCAACCCAGAGGGTAATGAACCCAGATAGTCAATTCCTCCAAAAAATAGCTCCAGTTATTACTAACGCAGAACTGAGAAAAAATTTGATTTCCGGAGCTTTGTCATTGATCAATGATGAGCCTTATTTAGTCTCCGCCGAATCGATTCTGACCAGTCAACATAAGGGGCCATACCGGGGCTGGCTTTTGATGGTGCGGAGACTGGATTTAAAACCATTAATGGATTTGATTGGGATGACGATTGAAATTAAACAGGCAGATGATGCCCAGATCTGTATCTTAGAATCTCATCTGGACAAGAAAACGCACCTGATCTGGGAGGAGGAAGATAAAATTGCTGCCCAACAAAAATTTTATGATGTAATAAATGAAAGAATGAATGTGGTGAATCTTTGGGAAATCAATGAAATCTTGCGTCAGGGACGATACACTGTCTTCTATATCATCGCCGCTATTTTGATTTCCAGCCTCATTATCTTTTTTATCATTATAGTGCTCCTGGATAACTCAATCATCAAGCCAATTGTTGATATTGCTACCCAGCTGATCGGAATGGACTTAAAAAATATTAAGGGAAAAATCTGGGTGGATTCCTCCAGCCGCGAATTTAATCTCCTTACCGAAGCTATCAACCAGATGCTTGCCACTATTGAACGGCAGAAAGAGGAGCTTGCCGAGAATGAAAAGCGATATCGGGAACTGGTGGAGAGTGCTGAAGTCGGGATAATTATTGATGATGTCGATGGCAATGTCATTTATTTTAATGAAAAAATGGCCAGTTTATTTGGATACACCCCTGAGGAATTTACCAGATTAAAACTGGAGGATTACATCCATCCTGAGGATTTAAAACTTGTGCGGACCTATCACTACCAGCGCATCCGGGGTGAAGATGCCCCACGCGTTTATGAAATAAAAGGGCTCCATAAAGATGGAAGTATTATCTATCTGGAAGTCAGTGTCGAGGTTTTACGCAAACACGGACAGATTGTAGGGACCCGGTGTTATCTCATTGATATCACCGCGCGCAAAAAGATAGAAGAGAGACTGACTGCAGAGTCCATGACCGATGAACTCACTGGACTTCTCAATCGCCGGGGGTTTAATGCCTTAGCCCAACATCAGATTGATCTTTCCCAAAAGAGCCGAAAAGGCTTTTACTTATTTTACTGTGATGTAAACAATATGAAACAGATCAACGATCGTTTCGGGCATGCGACCGGAGATATTGCCTTAAAGGAGACGGCGCAGGTATTAAAAAGAAGTTTTCGTAAGTCCGATCTCATTGCCCGGGTGGGCGGAGATGAGTTTATCATACTTGCACCTGAATCCACACCTGAAAGTATCAATGTGATGCTTGAGCGATTAAATAAGAATATTAAAGAGTATAACCACACAAAATCCGGTCCGTCAATATCACTGAGCATTGGTTACGCATACTACACCCCCGAGGATTCGCAGTCCCTTGAGGATTTAATAAAGATCGCCGATACTCGGATGTATGAAGAAAAATTGAAGCACAAAAAAGGAGATTTGAATCAGCAGCTTTTTAGATAA